The following coding sequences are from one Luteolibacter yonseiensis window:
- a CDS encoding response regulator transcription factor produces MIKVAVVEDNKTTREGLKTILNLSGDFECVCVCETGEDALKMLPKHAPAVVLMDIQLPNMSGIECVSKLKRLFPGLIVIMITVYEDPDRIFSALRAGATGYILKRSLPQEVLSAIREATGGGAPMSGEIARKVIQYFNAQTEAEDDFESLTSREKAVLDLVAHGFANKEIAARLFVSVDSVRWHLKNIYVKLHVHSRTEAALKFRRSQ; encoded by the coding sequence ATGATCAAGGTCGCAGTCGTAGAGGACAACAAAACCACCCGGGAGGGCCTGAAAACCATCCTCAATCTTTCAGGGGATTTCGAATGTGTCTGCGTGTGCGAGACAGGGGAGGACGCGCTCAAGATGCTGCCGAAGCACGCCCCTGCGGTGGTGCTGATGGACATCCAGCTCCCGAACATGTCCGGCATCGAATGTGTCTCCAAGCTGAAGCGCCTCTTTCCCGGACTCATTGTCATCATGATCACCGTTTACGAGGACCCGGACCGCATCTTCAGCGCGCTGCGGGCGGGGGCCACGGGTTACATCCTGAAGCGTTCGCTGCCCCAGGAGGTCTTGTCCGCCATTCGCGAGGCCACCGGTGGCGGGGCTCCGATGAGTGGCGAGATCGCGAGAAAGGTCATCCAGTATTTCAACGCCCAGACCGAGGCGGAGGATGATTTCGAGTCACTCACCTCGCGTGAAAAGGCGGTGCTGGATCTGGTGGCGCACGGCTTCGCCAACAAGGAGATCGCCGCGCGTCTGTTTGTTTCGGTGGATTCGGTGCGCTGGCACCTGAAGAACATCTACGTGAAACTCCACGTCCACTCCCGCACGGAGGCCGCGCTGAAATTCAGGCGTTCCCAGTAG
- the thiD gene encoding bifunctional hydroxymethylpyrimidine kinase/phosphomethylpyrimidine kinase gives MTNALPVALTIAGSDCSAGAGIQADLKTFQHFHVHGLTAVTCVVSETANIVRAVHAVPVEIVRDQISLMLESFPIAAVKTGMLFSAAHVTATAEILRSHPEVELVVDPVMIASTGAPLLEPDAMEAYRELLLPLARIITPNLPEAEALLGEEIPDAAALESAARRLSDRFGTAILLKGGHLDGPVCTDLLVEGGVVHRFEAERIPVPGSHGTGCTLSAAIAAGIALGRPLPEAVEMAKRYLGKTLEHSYAFHSATGEAVHALNQGTAAWPIPTGNA, from the coding sequence ATGACGAACGCGCTCCCTGTCGCCCTGACCATCGCCGGATCGGATTGCTCGGCCGGAGCCGGCATCCAGGCGGATTTGAAAACATTCCAGCATTTCCACGTGCACGGCCTCACCGCCGTCACCTGCGTGGTCTCGGAAACGGCGAACATCGTGCGCGCGGTGCATGCGGTGCCGGTGGAGATCGTGCGGGACCAGATCTCCCTGATGCTGGAGAGCTTCCCTATTGCCGCCGTCAAAACCGGCATGTTGTTTTCCGCAGCCCATGTCACCGCCACCGCGGAGATCCTGCGGAGTCATCCTGAGGTGGAGCTCGTTGTAGATCCGGTGATGATCGCCTCCACCGGGGCTCCCCTGCTGGAGCCGGATGCCATGGAAGCCTACCGCGAACTGCTCCTGCCGCTCGCCCGGATCATCACCCCCAATCTTCCTGAAGCGGAGGCATTGCTGGGAGAGGAAATTCCGGACGCCGCCGCGCTCGAATCCGCCGCAAGGCGCTTGTCGGACCGGTTCGGCACCGCGATCCTTCTCAAGGGCGGCCATCTCGACGGCCCGGTCTGTACGGATCTGTTGGTGGAAGGCGGCGTGGTCCACCGCTTCGAAGCCGAGCGCATCCCTGTCCCGGGTTCGCACGGCACCGGCTGCACGTTGTCCGCGGCCATCGCCGCCGGGATCGCTCTCGGCAGGCCGCTGCCGGAAGCGGTTGAAATGGCGAAGCGCTATCTGGGAAAAACGCTGGAGCACTCCTATGCCTTCCATTCCGCCACCGGCGAGGCGGTCCATGCGTTGAACCAAGGAACCGCGGCATGGCCCATCCCTACTGGGAACGCCTGA
- a CDS encoding Co(2+)/Mg(2+) efflux protein ApaG, whose translation MAGVIREFDGLRVKVDDVIYMPSLDAPPDKPHPFVYFISIHNDSPQPVTIRGRKWVVREDAGEVTVVEGDGIVGQTPVIEPGGHFSYNSYHVIACGASATGAFFGETGAGDWFYTRIPEFRLDVPNWA comes from the coding sequence ATGGCAGGTGTGATCCGGGAATTCGATGGGCTTCGCGTCAAGGTGGACGACGTGATCTACATGCCCAGCCTCGATGCACCGCCGGACAAGCCGCATCCGTTCGTCTATTTCATCTCGATTCACAATGACTCTCCCCAACCGGTGACCATCCGTGGACGGAAATGGGTGGTGCGGGAGGACGCGGGGGAAGTCACCGTGGTGGAGGGGGACGGCATCGTTGGCCAGACTCCGGTGATCGAGCCGGGAGGACATTTCTCCTACAACAGCTACCACGTCATCGCCTGCGGAGCCTCCGCCACGGGTGCTTTTTTCGGTGAGACCGGGGCGGGGGACTGGTTTTACACCCGCATCCCGGAATTCCGGTTGGATGTGCCGAACTGGGCTTGA
- a CDS encoding LON peptidase substrate-binding domain-containing protein — protein sequence MASIHLPERCGVMLLPDCTLFPHGGLPLYIFEPRYRRMLEEALEGDCFFAIGRLLGEETGSPGDYVAPVGTIGLVRASREQDDGTSQLLIHGVMRVRFTEWHQERSYPYASIEPVISVFTPENQSTAAMKTLRGAVEDAVRALPQHVQDGVFALLDRADDPGLMTDIICQQFIHEANLRQELLEMDSVGDRIPMICEYLRNASLVAED from the coding sequence ATGGCCAGTATCCATCTTCCCGAGCGCTGCGGCGTGATGCTTCTACCCGACTGCACGTTGTTTCCGCATGGAGGCCTGCCGCTTTACATCTTCGAGCCACGCTACCGCCGCATGCTGGAGGAGGCTCTGGAGGGAGACTGCTTTTTCGCCATCGGCAGGCTGCTGGGTGAGGAAACCGGCAGCCCGGGGGATTACGTGGCTCCCGTGGGCACGATCGGTCTTGTCCGCGCGTCACGCGAGCAGGACGACGGGACCTCGCAACTGCTCATCCACGGTGTGATGCGGGTCCGGTTCACCGAGTGGCATCAGGAGCGTTCCTATCCCTATGCCAGCATCGAGCCAGTGATCTCGGTCTTCACTCCGGAGAACCAGTCGACCGCGGCGATGAAGACGCTGCGTGGTGCGGTCGAGGACGCCGTGCGCGCGCTGCCACAGCATGTCCAGGATGGTGTCTTCGCGCTGCTCGACCGTGCGGATGACCCCGGGCTCATGACGGACATCATCTGCCAGCAGTTCATCCACGAGGCGAACCTGCGGCAGGAGCTGCTGGAAATGGACTCCGTCGGAGACCGCATTCCCATGATCTGTGAATACCTGCGGAACGCGTCCCTGGTGGCGGAGGATTGA
- a CDS encoding MFS transporter: MTATDLSGNPRRFVLFTVFYNARAYYPVLAILFLDLGLTLDQFVMLNLIWAATIFLFEVPSGALADTIGRKRLLVASSVLMMVEMLCLLVAPRDGGAMLLVLCVVNRVCSGLSEACASGADEALAYDSLEETDRGERWDKLLATAMRWRSAGYVIAMILGGLIYDPAALNRILPAGAGISADIAHRLPVALVFCQAVACFLITLGMVEPPRHTTGTTCGDAVRLTLKTARWVFTNPKTLVVVVIGLGIDSIVRNFATITSSYYRLIDLPEWSYGFIGAAIGLLGWFVPSVAKSLNARYGTLANLGIAAGLSLLGLAALVPAWPIFGLLPATLLMTTLGLLGFTVSRTLHAEAASSERATVLSVKGLSFNLGYGLFSIAFSRLLAGFPDVPAGSALKSALFWQVPVFAILMAGLFTWACRLWKRMA, translated from the coding sequence ATGACGGCCACCGATCTTTCAGGAAATCCACGGCGATTCGTGCTGTTCACGGTTTTCTACAATGCGCGGGCGTACTATCCTGTCCTCGCCATCCTGTTTCTGGACCTCGGACTGACGCTTGATCAGTTCGTGATGCTCAACCTCATCTGGGCGGCTACGATTTTCCTCTTCGAGGTCCCGTCCGGGGCTCTTGCGGACACCATCGGACGCAAGAGGCTTTTGGTCGCATCCTCGGTGCTGATGATGGTGGAAATGCTCTGCTTGTTGGTCGCACCACGGGACGGCGGAGCGATGCTGCTCGTGCTTTGCGTGGTGAACCGCGTCTGCTCCGGCCTTTCGGAAGCCTGTGCGAGTGGTGCGGATGAGGCGCTGGCCTATGATTCGCTTGAGGAAACGGACCGTGGGGAAAGATGGGACAAGTTGCTGGCGACCGCGATGCGGTGGAGATCCGCGGGGTATGTCATCGCGATGATCCTGGGCGGCCTGATTTATGATCCGGCCGCGTTGAACCGCATTCTGCCCGCAGGCGCCGGGATCTCCGCCGATATCGCGCATCGCCTGCCGGTCGCCCTGGTGTTCTGCCAGGCCGTCGCCTGTTTCCTCATCACCCTCGGCATGGTGGAACCACCAAGGCATACGACAGGGACCACCTGCGGGGATGCGGTCCGCCTCACCTTGAAAACCGCAAGATGGGTTTTCACCAATCCGAAGACCCTTGTGGTGGTGGTCATCGGGCTGGGCATCGATTCGATCGTCAGGAATTTCGCGACGATCACGAGTAGTTATTACCGGCTCATCGACCTCCCGGAGTGGAGCTATGGTTTCATCGGTGCGGCCATCGGCCTGCTGGGTTGGTTCGTCCCCTCGGTCGCGAAAAGTCTCAACGCCCGTTATGGGACGCTCGCCAATCTGGGTATCGCGGCCGGACTGTCCTTGCTGGGGCTTGCGGCGCTCGTGCCGGCTTGGCCGATTTTCGGACTGCTGCCCGCGACGCTGCTGATGACGACGCTCGGACTCCTCGGTTTCACCGTCAGCCGCACATTGCACGCGGAGGCAGCTTCCTCGGAACGTGCCACGGTGCTCTCTGTCAAGGGACTTTCCTTCAATCTGGGTTACGGGCTTTTCAGCATCGCCTTCTCACGCTTGCTCGCGGGCTTTCCCGACGTCCCCGCCGGATCGGCTCTGAAAAGCGCGCTCTTCTGGCAGGTGCCGGTTTTCGCCATTCTCATGGCCGGGCTTTTCACATGGGCGTGCCGGCTCTGGAAGCGCATGGCCTGA
- a CDS encoding DEAD/DEAH box helicase, translating to MDTPPFSELGLPDTLLAAIETLGYERPSPIQAMSIPPALLGKDILGLSATGSGKTAAFTLPALAKLDVRELHPQVLILCPTRELAVQVCEEVHRLGAKMPGLHATPVYGGAPIDRQLRALRSGAQLVVGTPGRLLDHLRRGSFDPSRIKMAVLDEADRMLDMGFKDEMDELLAALPPERQTLFFSATMNPGVSRLIQKFGNNPEKVEILQKAKTVSTIEQSYFEVRQRSKVEVLSRILDMNPPRLGIIFCNTKRSVDECTEDLVNRGYAADRLHGDITQQMRERTLKRFREGAVELLVATDVAARGLDIDEIDIVFNYDIPTDPEDYVHRIGRTGRAGRSGRAVSFVFGREIYRLQSIERYTRHVIKRERIPSVEQVEGRRADIIFEELKERLESGKFDAYQDNIDRLLEQGHTPTDIAGALVTMIREASGREGSVIDEDREPERRERPREDRPQRDERRDDRGPRDDRGPRPDNRFERGPIPQEQGMVRLFLSLGKTHGVMAKEIVGMLYREVGLPDGCLGRITLFPKHSLVDVPEYLVQQVLDKTRNSRLRGRPFRIDVDRGPN from the coding sequence ATGGATACGCCTCCTTTTTCCGAACTCGGCTTGCCCGATACCTTGCTCGCCGCCATTGAAACCCTGGGCTACGAGCGCCCTTCGCCCATCCAGGCGATGAGCATCCCGCCTGCCCTTCTCGGCAAGGACATCCTCGGACTCTCCGCCACAGGTTCGGGAAAAACCGCCGCTTTCACACTGCCCGCGCTGGCGAAACTCGATGTGAGGGAACTTCACCCGCAGGTTCTCATCCTCTGCCCCACCCGCGAACTCGCGGTGCAGGTGTGTGAGGAAGTCCACCGCCTCGGGGCCAAAATGCCGGGCCTCCACGCGACCCCTGTCTACGGCGGTGCTCCGATCGACCGCCAGCTCCGCGCGCTGCGTTCCGGCGCACAGCTCGTCGTCGGCACTCCGGGCCGCCTGCTGGACCACCTCCGCCGTGGCAGCTTCGACCCGTCCCGCATCAAGATGGCCGTCCTCGACGAGGCGGACCGCATGCTGGACATGGGCTTCAAGGACGAGATGGACGAGCTGCTCGCCGCGCTTCCTCCGGAACGCCAGACCTTGTTCTTCTCCGCCACGATGAATCCCGGCGTAAGCCGTCTGATTCAGAAATTCGGCAACAATCCCGAGAAGGTCGAGATCCTGCAGAAAGCGAAGACCGTCTCGACCATCGAGCAATCCTACTTCGAAGTCCGCCAGCGTTCGAAGGTCGAGGTACTGTCGCGGATCCTCGACATGAATCCGCCACGCCTCGGAATCATCTTCTGCAACACGAAACGCTCGGTGGATGAGTGCACCGAGGATCTGGTGAACCGTGGCTACGCCGCCGACCGCCTCCATGGCGACATCACCCAACAAATGCGCGAGCGCACGCTGAAGCGGTTCCGCGAGGGTGCTGTCGAACTGCTTGTCGCCACCGACGTGGCGGCACGGGGCCTCGACATCGACGAGATCGACATCGTTTTCAACTACGACATTCCGACCGACCCGGAAGACTACGTGCACCGCATCGGACGGACCGGACGGGCGGGACGCTCGGGACGCGCGGTCAGCTTCGTGTTCGGCCGGGAAATCTACCGGCTGCAATCCATCGAGCGATACACCCGCCACGTCATCAAGCGCGAGCGCATCCCATCCGTGGAACAAGTGGAGGGACGCCGTGCCGACATCATTTTCGAAGAGCTCAAGGAACGCCTGGAATCCGGGAAATTCGACGCCTATCAGGACAACATCGACCGCCTGCTGGAACAAGGCCACACGCCGACGGACATCGCCGGCGCGCTGGTTACGATGATCCGCGAGGCCAGCGGCCGCGAGGGCTCCGTCATCGATGAGGATCGTGAGCCGGAACGCCGCGAGCGCCCCCGCGAGGATCGTCCGCAGCGCGACGAGCGCCGGGATGATCGCGGCCCGCGTGACGACCGTGGCCCCCGCCCGGACAACCGTTTCGAACGCGGCCCCATCCCGCAGGAGCAAGGCATGGTCCGTTTGTTCCTCTCGCTCGGTAAAACCCACGGTGTGATGGCGAAGGAAATCGTCGGCATGCTCTACCGCGAGGTCGGCCTGCCGGATGGCTGCCTCGGTCGCATCACCCTGTTCCCGAAACACTCGCTGGTGGATGTGCCGGAGTATCTGGTGCAGCAGGTGCTGGACAAGACCCGCAACTCCCGCCTCCGTGGCCGCCCGTTCCGCATCGACGTGGACCGCGGACCAAACTGA
- a CDS encoding cation diffusion facilitator family transporter — MNLSLGAAVLLLGAKVTAAAVTGSSAVYSDAAESVVHLLAVAFAAWALRLAHKPADETHHFGHDKVAFLSAGFEGAMIAAAAILILYEAVRQFVFGVSISHIGFGAVVTAAAAALNLVLGLSLVRIGKKNNSPLIRANGMHVLTDVWSSVAVLVALALIHCTGWLWWDPIAAVIASLNILRVGFKLIRESLAGLLDEADPKVERAICELLDREVDQRGLSYHNFRHRHSGRTHWVEFHLVFDDDLTVGQAHEAATEIEASVADLLKPDGRVISHLEPKSAEHHEERWEER, encoded by the coding sequence ATGAATCTCTCACTCGGGGCGGCGGTGCTGTTGCTCGGCGCGAAGGTGACGGCGGCGGCTGTCACCGGTTCTTCCGCCGTGTATTCGGATGCGGCGGAATCGGTGGTCCACCTGCTCGCCGTCGCCTTCGCCGCGTGGGCGCTGCGTCTCGCCCACAAGCCGGCGGATGAGACCCACCACTTCGGCCACGACAAGGTCGCATTCCTTTCCGCCGGATTCGAGGGCGCCATGATCGCCGCCGCGGCGATACTCATCCTTTACGAAGCGGTGCGCCAGTTTGTCTTCGGAGTTTCCATCTCCCACATTGGTTTCGGCGCGGTGGTCACGGCTGCGGCCGCCGCATTGAATCTGGTTCTGGGCCTGTCGCTGGTGCGGATCGGCAAAAAAAACAATTCGCCGCTCATCCGGGCGAATGGCATGCATGTGCTTACCGACGTGTGGTCCAGCGTCGCGGTGCTCGTCGCCCTCGCCCTCATCCATTGCACGGGCTGGCTGTGGTGGGATCCCATCGCCGCCGTCATCGCCTCGCTCAATATCCTGCGCGTGGGTTTCAAGCTCATCCGCGAAAGCCTCGCCGGATTGCTCGACGAGGCCGATCCGAAGGTGGAAAGGGCGATTTGCGAACTGCTGGACCGGGAGGTCGACCAGCGCGGGCTGTCGTACCACAATTTCCGCCACCGCCACTCGGGCCGCACGCACTGGGTGGAATTTCATCTCGTTTTCGATGACGACCTCACCGTCGGCCAGGCCCATGAAGCCGCGACTGAAATCGAAGCCAGCGTGGCGGACCTGCTCAAGCCGGACGGTCGCGTGATTTCGCATCTGGAGCCAAAGTCCGCCGAGCACCATGAAGAGCGCTGGGAGGAAAGGTGA
- the nadD gene encoding nicotinate (nicotinamide) nucleotide adenylyltransferase yields the protein MSTSSRIGIFGGTFDPVHLGHIHLATLAKETLDLDEVRFLPCRISPHKPGSAPAGGEDRCEMLRLATADLPWAVVDDFELKTDGPSYSYQTAEAMAERFPGARLFWIMGGDQWDALPRWSRPDRLAAVVEFAVLARGAAPQPRDGFRMHVIQGDHPASATEIRQSLSKGGSHPWLHTGVAEWMLEKKLYH from the coding sequence ATGTCCACATCATCCAGGATCGGAATCTTCGGCGGCACCTTCGACCCCGTGCATCTCGGCCACATCCATCTGGCGACACTGGCCAAAGAAACCCTGGATCTGGATGAAGTGCGGTTCCTGCCGTGCCGGATCTCCCCGCACAAGCCGGGCAGCGCGCCCGCGGGTGGCGAGGACCGTTGTGAGATGCTGCGGCTGGCCACAGCGGACCTGCCATGGGCGGTGGTCGATGACTTCGAGTTGAAAACAGACGGCCCGTCATATTCCTACCAAACTGCGGAGGCGATGGCGGAGCGGTTCCCCGGAGCCCGCCTCTTCTGGATCATGGGTGGCGACCAATGGGACGCGCTGCCACGATGGAGCCGCCCTGACCGGCTCGCGGCGGTTGTCGAATTCGCGGTTCTCGCCCGGGGAGCAGCTCCACAACCGCGCGACGGATTCCGGATGCATGTCATCCAAGGGGATCATCCGGCATCGGCGACGGAAATCCGCCAGTCTTTGTCAAAGGGCGGCAGCCATCCCTGGCTGCATACCGGGGTGGCGGAGTGGATGTTGGAAAAAAAGCTCTATCACTGA
- a CDS encoding GNAT family N-acetyltransferase, with the protein MIIFPEQLSIPIRNHKTGRIYTVVRADAVDPTADRISEVVSISNEPEVYDRLFKQLLGGHPYPREKAVDWFRSISEDWRTGGHFRFFVLDASGAIRAACGIKSNDPDGAEMGYLSSSFHTGIMTNAVVAISGAAKAAGFRSLVCRVNLGNLRSIAVVRRAGFLPDETRADESRGCFIIRL; encoded by the coding sequence ATGATCATTTTCCCGGAGCAATTATCGATTCCGATTCGAAATCACAAAACCGGCCGGATTTATACGGTGGTCCGTGCCGATGCCGTCGATCCCACAGCGGACCGGATCTCCGAGGTCGTGTCGATCAGCAACGAGCCCGAGGTTTATGATCGCTTGTTCAAGCAACTGCTGGGCGGCCATCCATACCCTCGTGAGAAGGCGGTCGATTGGTTCAGGTCGATTTCGGAGGACTGGCGGACGGGCGGTCATTTCCGTTTCTTCGTTCTGGATGCATCGGGCGCGATCCGCGCGGCCTGCGGAATCAAGAGCAATGATCCGGACGGAGCCGAAATGGGATATCTCTCCTCATCCTTCCATACGGGCATCATGACCAACGCGGTGGTCGCGATATCAGGTGCGGCCAAGGCTGCCGGGTTCCGATCACTGGTGTGCCGGGTGAACCTTGGGAACCTGCGGTCCATCGCCGTCGTGCGGCGGGCCGGATTTTTGCCGGATGAAACAAGGGCGGATGAGAGCCGCGGTTGTTTCATCATCCGGTTGTAA